The Streptomyces seoulensis genome contains a region encoding:
- a CDS encoding DUF5703 family protein → MPEYEFVDVYVPRGVSRKEATRLLTDHAEYGHWELDRLSLMRDGSRRVRLRRRIIRQVRATW, encoded by the coding sequence ATGCCGGAATACGAATTTGTCGACGTGTACGTCCCTCGCGGGGTGTCCCGCAAGGAGGCTACGCGCCTACTCACGGACCATGCCGAGTACGGACACTGGGAGTTGGACCGACTGAGCCTGATGCGCGATGGCAGCCGCAGGGTGCGGTTGCGCCGGCGGATCATCCGCCAGGTGCGTGCCACGTGGTGA
- the corA gene encoding magnesium/cobalt transporter CorA, with the protein MIFDCAIYRDGHRTESSDDPAKALREARAAADAFVWIALHDPAPAEFEEVRKVFGLHPLAVEDALKAHQRPKLEVYDDSLFVVLKPVFYESSRDEVSTGEVMLFLGDSFVVTVRHGEASPLPEVRRRLEADPDKLRHGPTSVLYAVADATVDEYLEVATELGTDLDELEAEVFSPSDAGSRGTASRIYLFKRQVLEFRRATVPLTVPLTRLSGTGPSTAEVPFVDAAARPFFRDVNDHLTRVNESVEGLDRLVSDILSAHLAQMGVRQNDDMRKISSWAAMAAIPTLIAGIYGMNFEHMPELRWVWGYPTVVAVMLALEILLYRNFKRRGWL; encoded by the coding sequence GTGATCTTCGACTGCGCCATCTACCGTGACGGACATCGGACCGAGTCGTCCGACGACCCCGCGAAAGCCCTGCGGGAGGCGCGTGCGGCGGCCGACGCCTTCGTGTGGATCGCGCTGCACGATCCGGCGCCGGCGGAGTTCGAGGAGGTCCGCAAGGTGTTCGGCCTGCACCCGCTGGCCGTCGAGGACGCCCTCAAGGCCCACCAGCGCCCGAAGCTGGAGGTGTACGACGACTCGCTGTTCGTGGTGCTGAAGCCGGTGTTCTACGAGTCCTCGCGCGACGAGGTGTCCACGGGTGAGGTCATGCTCTTCCTCGGTGACTCGTTCGTGGTGACGGTGCGGCACGGCGAGGCGTCACCGCTGCCGGAGGTACGGCGGCGGCTGGAGGCCGACCCGGACAAGCTGCGGCACGGCCCCACCTCGGTGCTGTACGCGGTCGCGGACGCCACGGTCGACGAGTACCTGGAGGTGGCGACCGAGCTGGGCACGGACCTGGACGAGCTGGAGGCGGAGGTGTTCTCCCCGTCCGACGCCGGTTCGCGGGGCACCGCTTCGCGGATCTACCTGTTCAAGCGGCAGGTGCTGGAGTTCCGCCGGGCGACGGTGCCGCTGACGGTGCCGCTGACCCGGCTCTCGGGGACGGGTCCCTCCACGGCCGAGGTGCCGTTCGTGGACGCGGCGGCGCGGCCCTTCTTCCGGGACGTCAACGACCATCTGACCCGCGTCAACGAGTCGGTGGAGGGCCTGGACCGGCTGGTGTCCGACATCCTCTCCGCGCATCTGGCGCAGATGGGCGTGCGCCAGAACGACGACATGCGCAAGATCTCGTCCTGGGCGGCGATGGCCGCGATCCCGACGCTGATCGCGGGGATCTACGGCATGAACTTCGAGCACATGCCGGAGCTGCGCTGGGTCTGGGGCTATCCGACGGTGGTCGCGGTGATGCTGGCGCTGGAGATCCTGCTGTACCGCAACTTCAAGCGGCGCGGCTGGCTGTAG
- a CDS encoding LLM class F420-dependent oxidoreductase encodes MQLGINLGYWGAGMDGDNLAVAQEADRLGYGVCWAAEAYGSDAATVLSWVAAQTERIDVGSAIFQIPARQPAMTAMTAATLDSLSGGRFRLGLGVSGPQVSEGWYGVKFDKPLARTREYVEIVRKAMSRDRLSYEGEHWTLPLPGGPGKPLKLTVHPQREHIPLYIAAIGPKNLEQTGEIADGALLIFPSAEHLEDTAVTHLRAGREKAGKTLDGFDICPTVPLALGEDADVARLADTFRPYTALYVGGMGSRKQNFYNRLAQRMGYEKEAAEIQDKYLAGDKEGAAAAIPHDLIDKTTLLGSVDRIADRMKAYAAAGVTTLTLAPAGFTLEERIAALRGGAEALERAGLA; translated from the coding sequence ATGCAGCTCGGGATCAACCTCGGCTACTGGGGCGCCGGGATGGACGGGGACAACCTCGCCGTGGCGCAGGAGGCCGACCGGCTCGGCTACGGCGTCTGCTGGGCGGCCGAGGCGTACGGCTCCGACGCGGCCACCGTGCTCAGTTGGGTCGCGGCCCAGACGGAGCGGATCGACGTGGGCTCGGCGATCTTCCAGATCCCGGCTCGCCAGCCCGCCATGACCGCGATGACCGCGGCCACCCTCGACTCCCTCTCCGGCGGCCGCTTCCGCCTCGGCCTCGGCGTCTCAGGGCCGCAGGTCTCCGAGGGCTGGTACGGCGTCAAGTTCGACAAGCCGCTCGCCCGCACCCGCGAGTACGTCGAGATCGTCCGCAAGGCGATGTCCCGCGACCGCCTGTCGTACGAGGGCGAGCACTGGACGCTGCCGCTGCCCGGCGGCCCCGGCAAGCCGCTGAAGCTGACCGTGCACCCGCAGCGCGAGCACATCCCGCTCTACATCGCCGCCATCGGCCCGAAGAACCTGGAGCAGACCGGCGAGATCGCCGACGGCGCCCTGCTGATCTTCCCGTCCGCCGAGCACCTGGAGGACACCGCGGTCACGCATCTGCGGGCCGGCCGGGAGAAGGCGGGCAAGACCCTCGACGGCTTCGACATCTGCCCCACCGTGCCGCTCGCGCTCGGCGAGGACGCCGACGTGGCCCGGCTCGCCGACACCTTCCGCCCCTACACCGCGCTCTACGTGGGCGGTATGGGCAGCCGCAAGCAGAACTTCTACAACCGGCTCGCCCAGCGCATGGGATACGAGAAGGAGGCCGCCGAGATCCAGGACAAGTACCTCGCCGGCGACAAGGAGGGCGCCGCGGCCGCCATCCCGCACGACCTCATCGACAAGACCACCCTGCTCGGCTCCGTCGACCGCATCGCCGACCGCATGAAGGCGTACGCGGCGGCCGGCGTCACCACCCTCACGCTCGCCCCGGCGGGCTTCACCCTGGAGGAGCGGATCGCCGCCCTGCGCGGCGGCGCCGAGGCCCTGGAGCGCGCCGGCCTCGCCTGA
- a CDS encoding SCO1664 family protein, with translation MSAPERIPPGSVSAAETGTDADAAALLAHGELTVRGRIRDASNAALFCTVALDGREATCVYKPVAGERPLWDFPDGTLAGREVAAYEVSEATGWSLIPPTVLREGPFGEGMCQLWIEVSTEAELLALAEGEEAGPGWKAIGLAEVGEGRTALLVHADDERLRRLAVLDAVINNADRKGGHLLPTVAGRLYGIDHGVSFNAENKLRTLLWGWAGEPLTEDAVAVLGRLREALAEGGALAAKLTPLLTPAEIDATRARVDDLLATGRHPEPTGDWPAIPWPPV, from the coding sequence ATGTCCGCGCCAGAACGGATACCGCCGGGGAGCGTGAGCGCCGCGGAGACGGGAACCGACGCGGACGCCGCCGCACTGCTCGCCCACGGCGAGCTGACCGTACGCGGCCGCATCCGGGACGCCTCCAACGCCGCCCTGTTCTGCACCGTCGCCCTCGACGGCCGCGAGGCCACCTGCGTGTACAAGCCCGTCGCCGGCGAACGCCCGCTGTGGGACTTCCCCGACGGCACCCTGGCCGGCCGCGAGGTCGCCGCCTACGAGGTGTCCGAGGCCACCGGCTGGAGCCTGATCCCGCCGACCGTGCTGCGCGAGGGGCCCTTCGGCGAGGGCATGTGCCAGTTGTGGATCGAGGTGAGCACCGAGGCCGAACTCCTCGCGCTCGCCGAGGGCGAGGAAGCCGGACCCGGCTGGAAGGCCATCGGCCTCGCCGAGGTCGGCGAGGGCCGCACCGCGCTGCTCGTGCACGCCGACGACGAACGGCTGCGCCGCCTCGCCGTCCTCGACGCCGTGATCAACAACGCCGACCGCAAGGGCGGCCACCTCCTGCCCACCGTCGCCGGACGGCTCTACGGCATCGACCACGGCGTCTCCTTCAACGCCGAGAACAAGCTGCGCACCCTGCTGTGGGGCTGGGCGGGCGAACCCCTCACCGAGGACGCCGTCGCGGTCCTGGGCCGACTGCGCGAGGCCCTCGCCGAAGGCGGCGCCCTGGCCGCGAAGCTGACCCCGCTGCTCACCCCGGCCGAGATCGACGCCACCCGCGCACGGGTCGACGACCTCCTGGCCACCGGCCGCCACCCCGAGCCCACCGGCGACTGGCCCGCCATCCCCTGGCCCCCGGTCTGA
- a CDS encoding aldo/keto reductase translates to MEQRHLGRTGLRVSRIGLGTLTWGRDTEEHDAAGMLKTFWEAGGTLVDTADVYGDGAAEYLLGRLTDGLVPREDLVISTKAGSVPDPERPADGSRGHLLAALDASLERLGTDHVDLWHIHCHDPDTPLEETLQALDLAVSTGRARYVGVSNFCGWQLAKAATWQLAAPGTRTRLAGTQLEYSLLQRGVEREVLPAALDLGVGLLPSSPLGRGVLTGKYRGGVPSDSRGASEHMAPFVEPYLDDTASRIVDAVTTAADGLAVTPLQVALAWVRDRPGVTAPVVGARDARQLAAALSVEALTLPDEICRALDDVSAPVHRYPDHDWSTL, encoded by the coding sequence ATGGAGCAGAGGCATCTCGGCCGTACCGGCCTGCGCGTGTCCCGGATCGGGCTCGGCACCCTCACCTGGGGCCGGGACACCGAGGAGCACGACGCCGCGGGCATGCTGAAGACGTTCTGGGAGGCGGGCGGCACCCTGGTGGACACCGCGGACGTGTACGGCGACGGGGCCGCCGAGTACCTGCTCGGACGACTGACGGACGGTCTGGTGCCGCGCGAGGACCTGGTGATCTCCACCAAGGCCGGCAGCGTGCCGGACCCCGAGCGCCCGGCCGACGGCTCCCGGGGGCATCTGCTCGCCGCCCTGGACGCCTCCCTGGAGCGTCTGGGCACCGACCATGTCGACCTGTGGCACATCCACTGCCACGACCCCGACACCCCGCTGGAGGAGACGCTCCAGGCGCTGGACCTGGCCGTGAGCACCGGGCGCGCCCGGTACGTGGGGGTGTCGAACTTCTGCGGCTGGCAGCTCGCCAAGGCGGCCACCTGGCAGCTCGCCGCACCTGGCACCCGGACCCGGCTGGCCGGGACGCAGCTCGAGTACTCCCTGCTCCAGCGGGGCGTCGAGCGCGAGGTGCTGCCCGCCGCGCTGGACCTCGGGGTCGGCCTGCTGCCCTCCTCCCCGCTGGGCCGGGGGGTGCTGACGGGGAAGTACCGCGGCGGTGTGCCGTCCGACTCGCGCGGCGCCTCCGAGCACATGGCGCCGTTCGTCGAGCCGTATCTGGACGACACCGCGAGCCGGATCGTGGACGCGGTGACCACGGCCGCCGACGGGCTCGCGGTGACCCCGCTCCAGGTGGCCCTCGCCTGGGTCCGGGACCGGCCGGGTGTGACGGCCCCGGTCGTCGGCGCGCGCGACGCACGGCAGCTCGCGGCGGCGTTGTCGGTGGAGGCGCTTACGCTTCCTGACGAGATCTGCCGGGCGCTGGACGATGTGTCGGCGCCCGTGCACCGCTATCCCGATCACGACTGGAGCACCCTGTGA
- the mshC gene encoding cysteine--1-D-myo-inosityl 2-amino-2-deoxy-alpha-D-glucopyranoside ligase, with translation MHAWPASEVPALPGQGRDLRIHDTATDGPVTLDPGPVARIYVCGITPYDATHMGHAATYNAFDLVQRVWLDTKRQVHYVQNVTDVDDPLLERATRDGVDWVALAEQETTLFREDMTALRMLPPQHYIGAVEAIPGIVPLVERLRDLGAAYDLDGDIYFSVDSDPHFGQVSNLDAAAMRLLSAERGGDPDRPGKKNPLDPMLWLAAREGEPSWDGGTLGRGRPGWHIECVAIALDHLGMGFDVQGGGSDLAFPHHEMGASHAQVLTGEFPMAKAYVHAGMVGLDGEKMSKSKGNLVFVSTLRRDGVDPAAIRLALHSHHYRADWEWTDQVLQDAVDRLGRWRAAVSRPDGPSADALVDEVREALADDLDAPAALEAVDRWAARQEAEGGTDIGAPGLVSRTVDALLGVAL, from the coding sequence ATGCATGCCTGGCCCGCTTCCGAGGTCCCCGCCCTGCCTGGTCAGGGCCGCGACCTGAGGATTCACGACACCGCGACCGACGGTCCGGTCACCCTCGACCCCGGTCCCGTCGCCCGGATCTACGTCTGCGGCATCACGCCGTACGACGCGACCCACATGGGTCACGCGGCGACCTACAACGCGTTCGACCTCGTCCAGCGCGTGTGGCTCGACACCAAGCGGCAGGTCCATTACGTCCAGAACGTCACCGACGTCGACGACCCGCTGCTGGAGCGCGCGACGCGCGACGGCGTCGACTGGGTCGCCCTCGCCGAGCAGGAGACCACCCTGTTCCGCGAGGACATGACCGCCCTCAGGATGCTGCCGCCCCAGCACTACATAGGCGCCGTCGAGGCCATACCCGGCATCGTCCCGCTGGTGGAACGGCTGCGGGACCTCGGCGCGGCCTACGACCTGGACGGTGACATCTACTTCTCCGTCGACTCCGACCCGCACTTCGGCCAGGTCTCCAACCTGGACGCGGCCGCCATGCGGCTGCTGTCGGCCGAGCGCGGCGGCGACCCGGACCGCCCCGGCAAGAAGAACCCGCTCGACCCGATGCTCTGGCTCGCGGCCCGCGAGGGCGAGCCGAGCTGGGACGGCGGCACGCTCGGCCGGGGCCGCCCCGGCTGGCACATCGAGTGCGTGGCCATCGCGCTGGACCACCTCGGCATGGGCTTCGACGTCCAGGGCGGCGGCTCCGACCTCGCCTTCCCGCACCACGAGATGGGCGCCTCCCACGCCCAGGTGCTCACCGGCGAGTTCCCCATGGCCAAGGCGTACGTCCACGCCGGCATGGTCGGCCTGGACGGCGAGAAGATGTCCAAGTCCAAGGGCAACCTCGTCTTCGTCTCCACGCTGCGCCGCGACGGCGTCGACCCGGCGGCCATCCGGCTCGCCCTGCACTCCCACCACTACCGCGCGGACTGGGAGTGGACCGACCAGGTGCTCCAGGACGCCGTGGACCGCCTCGGCCGCTGGCGCGCCGCCGTGTCCCGGCCGGACGGCCCGTCCGCCGACGCGCTGGTGGACGAGGTCCGCGAGGCCCTGGCGGACGACCTGGACGCGCCCGCCGCGCTCGAGGCCGTGGACCGCTGGGCCGCTCGCCAGGAGGCCGAGGGCGGCACCGACATCGGCGCCCCCGGCCTGGTCAGCCGCACCGTCGACGCGCTGCTCGGCGTGGCTCTCTGA
- a CDS encoding histidine phosphatase family protein — protein sequence MPTLILVRHGRSTANTAGLLAGWTPGVALDERGAQQAAALPGRLDGLPLAEIVVSPLQRCQETMRPLLDARPGLRPHTDDRIGECHYGDWSGRKLAELKDEPLMEVVQTHPSAAAFPGGESMREMQTRAVEAVRDWNARVESEHGADAVYLMCSHGDIIKSIVADALGLHLDLFQRVSVEPCSVTAIRYTRLRPYLVRLGETGDLASLAPRETPPDDDAPVGGGAGAP from the coding sequence ATGCCCACCCTGATCCTCGTTAGGCACGGCCGTTCCACCGCCAACACCGCGGGGCTCCTCGCCGGCTGGACACCCGGCGTCGCCCTCGACGAACGCGGCGCCCAGCAGGCCGCCGCGCTGCCGGGCCGCCTCGACGGCCTGCCCCTCGCCGAGATCGTCGTCAGCCCCCTCCAGCGCTGCCAGGAGACCATGCGGCCGCTGCTGGACGCCCGCCCCGGCCTGCGCCCCCACACCGACGACCGGATCGGGGAGTGCCACTACGGCGACTGGTCGGGCCGCAAGCTCGCCGAGCTCAAGGACGAACCGCTGATGGAGGTCGTCCAGACCCACCCGTCCGCCGCCGCCTTCCCCGGCGGCGAGTCCATGCGCGAGATGCAGACCCGCGCCGTCGAGGCCGTACGTGACTGGAACGCGCGCGTGGAGAGCGAGCACGGCGCCGACGCCGTCTACCTCATGTGCTCCCACGGCGACATCATCAAGTCGATCGTCGCCGACGCCCTCGGACTCCACCTCGACCTGTTCCAGCGCGTCTCGGTCGAGCCCTGCTCCGTCACCGCCATCCGCTACACCCGGCTGCGGCCCTATCTCGTCCGCCTCGGCGAGACCGGCGACCTCGCCTCCCTCGCCCCCCGCGAGACTCCCCCCGACGACGACGCACCGGTCGGGGGTGGTGCGGGCGCACCGTGA
- a CDS encoding ferritin-like domain-containing protein, whose translation MLSAKSLFQEILDDDASFRLFCSIAAGGESQGGWENRRIAALVPESARGLAPRIARHGADEDKHGRIFEALLRKRGLKPVEVPPDTDYTMLLERRGIGLAHDRLKADRPLTESDIVTYLAHSRVTEQRASEQMRMLVRHFGDHPDVGRAVRMISHDEDNHLAYCHEELLRLARAGHGRAIQRVLRESALAEIRIYRDVSLAVMAHMGRVLRWSRARSALLAAGIHALYAWERAAGWRRMVTLEMPERRDALGGPAPRATEFA comes from the coding sequence ATGCTTTCGGCCAAGAGCCTGTTCCAGGAGATCCTCGACGACGACGCGTCCTTCCGGCTCTTCTGCTCCATCGCCGCCGGCGGCGAGTCCCAGGGCGGCTGGGAGAACCGCAGGATCGCCGCCCTGGTCCCCGAGAGCGCGCGCGGGCTCGCGCCCAGGATCGCCCGGCACGGCGCCGACGAGGACAAGCACGGACGCATCTTCGAGGCACTGCTGCGCAAGCGCGGCCTGAAGCCCGTCGAGGTCCCGCCGGACACCGACTACACGATGCTCCTCGAACGGCGCGGAATCGGCCTGGCCCACGACAGGCTCAAGGCCGACCGGCCGCTGACCGAGAGCGACATCGTCACCTACCTCGCGCACAGCCGCGTCACCGAGCAGCGGGCCTCCGAGCAGATGCGGATGCTCGTCCGGCACTTCGGCGACCATCCCGACGTCGGCCGCGCGGTGCGCATGATCTCCCACGACGAGGACAACCACCTCGCCTACTGCCACGAGGAACTGCTACGCCTCGCCCGCGCGGGCCACGGCCGCGCCATCCAGCGCGTCCTGCGCGAGAGCGCGCTGGCCGAGATCCGGATCTACCGGGACGTCAGCCTCGCCGTCATGGCCCACATGGGCCGCGTCCTTCGCTGGTCCCGCGCCAGGAGCGCGCTCCTGGCAGCCGGCATCCACGCCCTGTACGCGTGGGAGCGGGCCGCCGGCTGGCGCCGCATGGTCACCCTGGAGATGCCCGAGCGACGCGACGCGCTCGGCGGCCCCGCCCCCAGGGCCACGGAGTTCGCGTGA
- a CDS encoding DUF3090 domain-containing protein — protein sequence MSRQVFLYDPPDRFVAGTVGLPGRRTFFLQATAGPRVTSVALEKAQVAALAERMDELLDEVVRRSGGNAAVPAVAPVEIADTGPLDSPVDEEFRVGTMALAWDGEEQRMVVEAQALVELDAETAEDLAEAEERLLQDEENGPPMLRVRLTGAQARAFAKRALDVVNAGRPPCPLCSLPLDPEGHVCPRQNGYRRGA from the coding sequence GTGTCCCGTCAGGTGTTCCTCTACGACCCGCCGGACCGCTTCGTGGCCGGCACGGTCGGACTGCCCGGACGCCGTACGTTCTTCCTCCAGGCCACCGCGGGTCCGCGGGTGACCAGCGTGGCCTTGGAGAAGGCCCAGGTCGCCGCGCTCGCCGAACGCATGGACGAACTCCTCGACGAGGTGGTGCGCCGCAGCGGCGGCAACGCCGCGGTCCCCGCGGTCGCCCCCGTCGAGATCGCCGACACCGGCCCGCTGGACAGCCCCGTCGACGAGGAGTTCCGCGTCGGCACCATGGCCCTGGCCTGGGACGGCGAGGAACAGCGCATGGTCGTCGAGGCCCAGGCCCTGGTGGAGCTGGACGCCGAGACCGCCGAGGACCTCGCCGAGGCCGAGGAACGCCTCCTGCAGGACGAGGAGAACGGGCCCCCGATGCTGCGGGTCCGGCTGACCGGCGCGCAGGCCAGGGCCTTCGCCAAGCGCGCCCTCGACGTCGTCAACGCCGGGCGGCCGCCGTGCCCGCTGTGCAGCCTCCCGCTCGACCCGGAAGGACACGTATGTCCGCGCCAGAACGGATACCGCCGGGGAGCGTGA
- a CDS encoding PAC2 family protein produces MIELEGVPELIDPVMVAAFEGWNDAGDAASTAVAHLEREWKGEVFAALDAEDYYDFQVNRPTVFMEGGVRKITWPTTRLSVVRVGGDKPRDLVLVRGIEPSMRWRSFCNELLGFAHELGVELVVILGALLGDTPHTRPVPVSGVTSDADLARRMNLEETKYEGPTGIVGVLQEACTHAGVPAVSLWAAVPHYVSQPPNPKATLALLNRLEDLLDLRIPQGELPEDARAWQTGVDQLAAEDSEVAEYVQTLEEARDTAELPEASGEAIAREFERYLRRRDVGGPGGHATADGADSGPYRRDTPSGRTRPPKPPKPEAPGASDSEEADGSED; encoded by the coding sequence GTGATCGAGCTGGAGGGTGTTCCCGAGCTGATCGACCCAGTCATGGTGGCCGCGTTCGAGGGCTGGAACGATGCCGGTGACGCCGCCTCCACGGCGGTCGCGCATCTGGAACGCGAGTGGAAGGGCGAGGTGTTCGCGGCGCTGGACGCCGAGGACTACTACGACTTCCAGGTGAACCGCCCGACGGTCTTCATGGAGGGCGGCGTACGCAAGATCACCTGGCCGACGACCCGGCTTTCGGTGGTCCGTGTCGGCGGGGACAAGCCGCGTGACCTGGTGCTGGTGCGCGGTATCGAGCCGTCGATGCGCTGGCGCTCGTTCTGCAACGAGCTGCTGGGTTTCGCGCACGAGCTGGGCGTGGAGCTGGTGGTGATCCTGGGCGCGCTGCTCGGCGACACCCCGCACACGCGTCCGGTGCCGGTCAGCGGGGTCACCTCGGACGCCGACCTGGCCCGCCGGATGAACCTGGAGGAGACCAAGTACGAGGGCCCGACGGGCATCGTCGGCGTCCTGCAGGAGGCGTGCACGCACGCCGGTGTCCCCGCGGTGTCGCTGTGGGCCGCGGTGCCGCACTACGTCTCCCAGCCGCCCAACCCGAAGGCCACGCTGGCGCTGCTGAACCGTCTGGAGGACCTGCTGGACCTGCGGATACCGCAGGGCGAGCTGCCCGAGGACGCGCGTGCCTGGCAGACGGGCGTGGACCAGCTCGCCGCCGAGGACAGCGAGGTCGCGGAGTACGTACAGACGCTGGAGGAGGCCCGCGACACCGCCGAGCTGCCGGAGGCGTCCGGCGAGGCCATCGCGCGCGAGTTCGAGCGGTATCTGCGGCGCCGGGACGTGGGCGGACCCGGCGGGCACGCCACGGCGGACGGCGCGGACAGCGGGCCCTACCGCCGTGACACCCCGAGCGGCCGCACCCGCCCGCCCAAGCCCCCGAAGCCGGAGGCGCCGGGCGCCTCCGACAGCGAAGAGGCGGACGGCTCGGAGGACTGA
- a CDS encoding helix-hairpin-helix domain-containing protein, which produces MTTEPDPQTPAGSTEEEAVVGAASDEVTSGGAAEAGAPDHGGGEDDPGAPGQDPSTEGGDAPAEGAATPSEAAAELAAQRVERERIARRKAEREGPVESGSKLSGTAADLLAAVRAVESGEKPVAPAFTEPAPAPRRSAPEPVQRPQPVRAAPAPGAEAVGAVRAVLAEGGAPEALAAQAAAALGDGAEDALRADPWQLLRIAGVRPEQADGFARALLGAQCGPDDERRGRALTVWLLEQAALAGHTALDLPALTEALGRRAVPDPDAAVQSALAEGDALVFQDALEQPGAQPAARAAADDDEEAAEEVPVRVLAGLERYALAEESLADALARLVNSLAKETEEPWEAAVAALSGGAAELARQVAGHGLVLHTGGEAARAEPAALLGAAREAGLRAFAVCHTPDGARRFAAQLGEEPGTGAVGTVAGLLSGASGPGRDAEGALDLDLLIVLDAPQLDVEGAAMLAESLPDGARLLLSGDPALLWSTGPGRVFADLLAVPACPQVASRVPDPGPLGELVSGIGVGELGQVEAPGKEIVIVPVRDAGEAVHRTVQLVADSVPRAFGVRPEETVVITPGHGGAAGTRALNTVLKERLNPGPGRFGGFDPGDRIVHSPAPGRTVPGRVVRADEAGLHLECAGAPVVVPRELVESRVRHGWALTAHQAVGGRWPAAVVVLPGDAAGVLTRPWVYTAFGRAERHLSVVHGVEQALPKAVAESVAKPRTTRLRTLLRVQLPPAG; this is translated from the coding sequence GTGACCACGGAGCCGGACCCGCAGACGCCTGCCGGCAGCACGGAGGAGGAAGCGGTCGTGGGTGCCGCGTCGGACGAAGTCACCTCCGGCGGCGCGGCGGAGGCCGGCGCGCCGGACCACGGGGGCGGCGAGGACGACCCCGGTGCTCCGGGCCAGGACCCGTCAACCGAGGGCGGGGACGCTCCGGCCGAGGGCGCGGCCACGCCGTCCGAGGCCGCGGCCGAGCTGGCCGCCCAGCGCGTGGAGCGGGAGCGGATCGCCCGGCGCAAGGCGGAGCGGGAGGGACCGGTCGAGAGCGGCAGCAAGCTGAGCGGTACGGCGGCCGACCTGCTGGCCGCCGTACGGGCCGTGGAGAGCGGGGAGAAGCCGGTCGCCCCGGCCTTCACCGAGCCCGCTCCGGCCCCGCGCCGCTCCGCGCCCGAGCCCGTGCAGCGCCCGCAGCCCGTGCGGGCGGCTCCCGCGCCCGGCGCCGAGGCCGTGGGCGCCGTGCGCGCGGTGCTGGCCGAGGGCGGCGCCCCGGAGGCGCTGGCCGCCCAGGCGGCCGCGGCGCTGGGTGACGGCGCCGAGGACGCGCTCCGCGCCGACCCCTGGCAGTTGCTGCGGATCGCGGGCGTACGCCCGGAGCAGGCCGACGGTTTCGCGCGGGCCCTGCTGGGCGCTCAGTGCGGTCCGGACGACGAGCGGCGCGGGCGCGCGCTGACGGTGTGGCTGCTGGAGCAGGCCGCGCTGGCCGGGCACACCGCGCTGGATCTCCCGGCGCTCACCGAGGCCCTCGGCCGGCGGGCCGTACCGGACCCGGACGCAGCCGTGCAGAGCGCGCTGGCGGAGGGCGACGCGCTGGTCTTCCAGGACGCCCTGGAGCAGCCCGGAGCCCAGCCGGCGGCCCGCGCGGCGGCGGATGACGACGAGGAGGCCGCGGAAGAGGTCCCGGTCCGCGTCCTGGCCGGTCTGGAGCGGTACGCGCTCGCCGAGGAGAGCCTCGCGGACGCGCTGGCCCGGCTGGTCAACTCGCTCGCCAAGGAGACGGAGGAGCCCTGGGAGGCGGCCGTGGCCGCGCTCTCGGGCGGTGCGGCCGAGCTGGCCCGCCAGGTCGCCGGGCACGGCCTGGTGCTGCACACCGGCGGCGAGGCCGCCCGTGCCGAGCCCGCCGCGCTGCTCGGCGCCGCCCGCGAGGCGGGCCTGCGCGCGTTCGCGGTCTGCCACACCCCCGACGGCGCCCGCCGCTTCGCCGCTCAGCTCGGCGAGGAGCCCGGCACGGGTGCCGTGGGCACCGTCGCGGGCCTGCTGTCCGGCGCCTCGGGCCCCGGCCGGGACGCGGAGGGCGCGCTGGACCTCGATCTGCTGATCGTGCTGGACGCGCCCCAGTTGGACGTCGAGGGCGCCGCGATGCTGGCCGAGTCGCTGCCGGACGGTGCGCGGCTGCTGCTCAGCGGTGACCCGGCGCTGCTGTGGTCGACCGGACCCGGCCGGGTCTTCGCCGACCTGCTCGCCGTCCCCGCCTGTCCCCAGGTCGCCTCCCGCGTCCCCGACCCCGGCCCGCTCGGTGAGCTGGTCTCGGGCATCGGCGTGGGTGAGCTGGGCCAGGTCGAGGCGCCCGGCAAGGAGATCGTGATCGTCCCGGTGCGGGACGCGGGCGAAGCGGTGCACCGCACGGTGCAGTTGGTGGCGGACTCGGTGCCGCGCGCGTTCGGGGTCCGGCCCGAGGAGACGGTGGTGATCACTCCGGGGCACGGGGGCGCCGCGGGCACCCGCGCGCTCAACACGGTCCTGAAGGAGCGGCTGAACCCCGGCCCCGGCCGCTTCGGCGGCTTCGACCCGGGCGACCGGATCGTGCACTCCCCCGCGCCGGGCCGTACGGTGCCGGGCCGGGTGGTGCGGGCGGACGAGGCGGGGCTGCACCTGGAGTGCGCGGGCGCGCCGGTGGTCGTGCCCAGGGAACTGGTGGAGAGCCGGGTGCGGCACGGCTGGGCGCTCACCGCGCACCAGGCGGTGGGCGGCCGCTGGCCCGCCGCCGTGGTGGTGCTGCCCGGTGACGCGGCGGGGGTGCTGACCCGGCCGTGGGTGTACACCGCGTTCGGCCGGGCGGAGCGTCATCTGTCCGTGGTGCACGGAGTGGAGCAGGCGCTGCCGAAGGCGGTCGCCGAGAGCGTGGCCAAGCCGCGTACGACCCGGCTGCGGACACTGCTGCGGGTGCAGCTTCCCCCGGCCGGCTGA